From the Bacteroidota bacterium genome, one window contains:
- a CDS encoding pyruvate dehydrogenase complex dihydrolipoamide acetyltransferase, translating to MAELVRMPKMSDTMTEGVVAKWHKKIGDTIKSGELVAEIETDKATMEFESYQSGTLLYMGVQEGKSIPVNAVLAILGAPGEDYKALLDAEATAAPAAPKEEPKKEAIKTEAPKPTPVAQPAPANIVAKVAEPVSTSNGDNRIKASPLAKRLANEKGISIDKLKGTGDGGRVVKRDIDWYKPLQVVSTSYTGTVTKESYEEVTVSQMRKTIARRLSDSKFTSPHFYLTMDIVMDEAIKTRTTLLDIMGQKVSFNDMIIRACALALRQHPKVNSSWLGDTIRINHHIHIGVAVAVDEGLLVPVVRFADSKTLPQINAEVKDFAQRAKDKKLQPADWEGNTFTISNLGMFDIEEFTAIINPPDACILAIGAIKQQPIVKENTVVAGNVMRVTLSCDHRAVDGVVGSKFLQTLKGILENPVLLFM from the coding sequence ATGGCTGAATTAGTGCGTATGCCAAAAATGAGCGACACCATGACTGAAGGTGTTGTAGCGAAATGGCACAAAAAAATTGGCGACACCATAAAGTCAGGTGAACTTGTTGCTGAAATAGAAACAGACAAAGCCACAATGGAATTTGAATCTTACCAATCGGGCACGCTTTTGTATATGGGTGTGCAGGAAGGTAAATCAATTCCGGTAAATGCTGTACTTGCTATATTAGGAGCACCAGGCGAAGACTATAAAGCATTGCTTGATGCCGAAGCAACCGCTGCACCGGCAGCACCAAAGGAAGAACCCAAAAAAGAAGCTATAAAAACCGAAGCGCCCAAACCTACACCTGTTGCGCAACCCGCACCAGCAAACATTGTTGCAAAAGTTGCAGAGCCGGTTAGCACAAGCAATGGGGATAATCGCATTAAGGCATCGCCATTAGCGAAACGATTGGCCAACGAAAAAGGAATAAGCATAGATAAACTAAAGGGCACTGGAGATGGTGGCCGTGTGGTTAAACGTGATATAGACTGGTACAAGCCATTGCAGGTGGTTTCTACATCATATACAGGCACGGTAACAAAAGAAAGTTACGAGGAAGTTACAGTAAGTCAAATGCGCAAAACTATTGCCAGAAGGCTTAGTGATAGCAAATTTACTTCTCCTCACTTTTATCTTACCATGGATATTGTAATGGATGAAGCCATAAAAACACGCACTACCTTACTTGACATTATGGGCCAAAAAGTGTCATTTAACGATATGATTATACGGGCCTGTGCTTTAGCGTTAAGACAACATCCCAAAGTAAATAGTTCATGGCTTGGCGACACTATACGCATCAATCATCATATACACATTGGGGTTGCGGTTGCGGTTGATGAGGGCTTGCTAGTGCCGGTAGTTCGTTTTGCCGATAGCAAAACATTACCTCAGATAAATGCTGAAGTAAAAGATTTTGCACAACGTGCAAAAGACAAGAAACTTCAACCTGCAGATTGGGAGGGCAACACGTTTACAATTTCCAACCTTGGCATGTTTGATATTGAAGAATTTACAGCTATAATTAATCCGCCTGATGCATGCATACTAGCAATAGGTGCCATAAAGCAGCAACCAATTGTAAAAGAAAATACAGTTGTTGCCGGCAATGTGATGCGTGTAACATTAAGTTGCGACCATCGTGCTGTAGATGGTGTTGTGGGGAGTAAGTTCCTTCAAACGTTAAAAGGCATACTAGAAAATCCGGTATTACTTTTTATGTAA
- a CDS encoding gamma-glutamyl-gamma-aminobutyrate hydrolase family protein (Members of this family of hydrolases with an active site Cys residue belong to MEROPS family C26.), with the protein MIHIIDFGSKKTPQIKECVEQTEICTVFHAHEYSETNVSDADALILSGSPILLTEYNYWPLLSQFNFIKDLNIPVLGICFGHQLLGLLYGATIYRGAAIRKPVSITLLGNSALFTGFEKQFTMSEDHTEGITLPQDFTHTALSEHYQIEGMQNNFKQMFGVQFHPEVSGIQGQKLIDNFISIVNEKK; encoded by the coding sequence ATGATTCACATTATTGATTTTGGAAGTAAAAAAACTCCTCAAATAAAAGAATGTGTAGAGCAAACCGAAATCTGTACCGTATTTCATGCACATGAATATTCCGAAACGAACGTTTCGGATGCAGACGCACTTATACTTAGTGGCTCACCTATTCTGCTTACAGAATATAACTACTGGCCCTTACTCTCCCAATTCAATTTTATTAAGGACCTCAATATTCCCGTGCTTGGTATTTGTTTTGGCCATCAATTGCTTGGACTGCTTTACGGAGCAACTATTTATAGAGGTGCAGCCATCCGTAAACCTGTATCAATTACACTTTTAGGAAACTCTGCACTTTTTACAGGCTTCGAAAAACAATTTACAATGAGCGAAGACCATACGGAAGGAATTACGCTGCCTCAAGATTTTACTCACACCGCCTTATCTGAGCATTATCAAATTGAAGGAATGCAAAATAATTTTAAACAAATGTTTGGAGTACAGTTTCATCCGGAGGTATCGGGCATACAAGGACAAAAATTGATTGATAATTTTATTTCAATTGTAAATGAAAAAAAATAA
- a CDS encoding RNA polymerase sigma factor RpoD/SigA, translating into MRQLKITKSITNRESQSLEKYLQEIGREELITAEEEVRLARRIREGDQVALDRLTKANLRFVVSVAKQYQNQGLSLPDLINEGNLGLIKAAKRFDETRGFKFISYAVWWIRQSILQALAEQSRIVRLPLNQVGSLNKISKAYSRLEQEFEREPSADELAKVLELPIEKIADTMKVSGKHVSMDAPFVQGEDNSLIDVLENVDSPRADNFLMNESLQKEIDRSLSTLTEREREVIKLFFGIGMNHGLTLEEIGAKFDLTRERVRQIKEKAIRRLRHKSRSKLLKAYLG; encoded by the coding sequence ATGAGACAACTAAAAATAACTAAATCCATTACCAATCGCGAAAGCCAATCTCTTGAAAAATATCTTCAGGAAATTGGGCGTGAGGAACTTATTACAGCAGAAGAAGAAGTTCGCCTGGCAAGAAGAATACGCGAGGGAGATCAGGTAGCCCTCGACAGGCTTACTAAAGCCAATCTCCGTTTCGTAGTATCCGTAGCTAAGCAGTATCAAAATCAGGGATTAAGTCTTCCAGATTTGATAAACGAAGGAAACCTTGGTTTGATAAAGGCCGCAAAGCGTTTTGATGAAACCCGTGGATTTAAATTTATCTCCTATGCTGTATGGTGGATTCGTCAGTCTATTCTTCAAGCATTGGCCGAGCAATCGCGTATTGTTCGCTTACCGCTTAATCAGGTTGGATCATTAAATAAAATTTCGAAAGCATATTCACGTCTTGAGCAGGAATTTGAACGTGAACCATCAGCCGATGAATTAGCCAAAGTATTAGAGTTGCCAATCGAAAAGATTGCTGATACCATGAAGGTTTCAGGAAAGCACGTATCAATGGATGCCCCTTTTGTGCAAGGTGAAGACAATAGTTTGATAGATGTTTTGGAAAATGTTGATAGCCCTCGTGCCGATAATTTCCTGATGAACGAATCGCTTCAAAAAGAAATTGATCGCTCCTTAAGCACCCTTACCGAGCGTGAGCGCGAGGTAATTAAGTTATTTTTTGGCATCGGCATGAATCATGGATTGACACTAGAAGAAATAGGTGCTAAATTTGATCTTACCCGCGAACGTGTTCGTCAGATAAAGGAAAAGGCAATTCGCAGACTGCGTCATAAATCGCGTAGCAAACTCTTAAAAGCCTATTTAGGATAA
- a CDS encoding glyceraldehyde-3-phosphate dehydrogenase translates to MLADNSAAGYENELHQWIKIEKATAELILHSSNLWYDKSVELIIFRNQMVDRSVSEIIALHQYAKDFVKKPISVYDTLEVTKALTELDLAPSRIDIGKLCSEWLNEKSEHKSATDFVGTKLKDFIGKDKRALVPKDVVLYGFGRIGRLVARELVVQAGKGEQLRLRAIVTRDKTDEDIIKRADLLRSDSVHGPFPGTVIVDLENKALIINGHRVHMISAKSPEEIDYSTYGINNSLLIDNTGIARDREGLSKHLKAKGVSQVLLTAPAKGDIPNVVYGVNQEMCAKDETIFSAASCTTNAIVPVLAVIDKEIGIEKGHIETIHSYTNDQNLLDNYHSKYRRGRSAPLNMVITETGADKAVSKALPQLAGKITGNAVRVPTPNVSLAILNLSLNKVMTKDDINAILLKGALEGNLVEQIQYSQSNELVSSDLVGCPASSIVDSPATIVSKDGKSCSLYVWYDNEYGYSRQCLRFSKYISNVIRLTYY, encoded by the coding sequence ATGTTAGCCGATAACTCTGCAGCAGGATACGAAAATGAGCTGCATCAATGGATTAAAATTGAAAAAGCTACAGCAGAATTAATTTTACACAGCTCAAACCTTTGGTATGATAAAAGTGTTGAACTTATCATATTCCGCAATCAGATGGTTGATCGCAGTGTAAGCGAAATCATTGCATTACATCAATATGCCAAGGATTTTGTAAAAAAGCCTATTTCAGTATACGATACGCTTGAAGTAACTAAGGCTTTGACAGAACTTGATTTGGCTCCTTCTAGAATAGATATCGGGAAATTATGTAGCGAGTGGCTCAATGAAAAAAGCGAGCATAAGTCTGCAACAGATTTTGTAGGGACAAAACTTAAAGATTTTATTGGAAAAGATAAGCGCGCCTTAGTGCCAAAGGATGTTGTATTGTATGGCTTTGGCCGGATTGGACGATTAGTGGCACGCGAACTTGTAGTGCAGGCAGGCAAAGGTGAGCAGTTGCGATTAAGAGCCATAGTAACACGAGACAAAACCGATGAAGATATTATTAAACGTGCCGATTTGCTCCGTAGCGATTCAGTGCATGGTCCATTTCCCGGTACCGTGATTGTTGATTTAGAGAACAAAGCCTTAATAATTAATGGGCATCGCGTACATATGATTAGTGCTAAGAGTCCGGAAGAAATTGATTATTCAACATATGGAATTAACAATTCGCTACTAATAGATAATACCGGAATTGCACGCGACCGCGAAGGATTATCAAAGCATCTCAAGGCTAAAGGTGTTTCGCAAGTATTATTAACAGCTCCAGCCAAGGGCGACATTCCAAATGTAGTATATGGTGTAAATCAGGAAATGTGTGCAAAAGACGAAACCATTTTCTCAGCGGCTTCTTGTACCACTAATGCTATAGTTCCTGTATTGGCAGTTATTGACAAAGAAATTGGAATAGAAAAAGGTCATATTGAGACAATCCATTCCTACACAAACGATCAGAATTTATTAGATAACTATCATAGCAAATATCGCAGAGGCCGCAGTGCCCCACTTAATATGGTTATTACCGAAACAGGTGCAGATAAAGCCGTTTCTAAGGCCTTGCCGCAGCTTGCAGGAAAAATAACAGGTAACGCAGTGCGAGTGCCAACTCCCAATGTGTCATTGGCTATATTAAACCTTTCTCTTAATAAGGTGATGACCAAAGATGACATTAATGCCATATTACTTAAAGGCGCGTTAGAAGGCAATTTAGTAGAGCAAATTCAATACTCTCAGTCAAATGAGCTTGTATCGAGCGATTTGGTTGGTTGCCCTGCATCTAGCATCGTTGACAGCCCCGCTACAATCGTTAGCAAAGATGGCAAAAGCTGCTCGTTGTATGTTTGGTATGATAACGAGTATGGTTACAGCCGTCAGTGTTTGCGATTTAGCAAATACATAAGCAATGTAATCAGACTTACTTATTATTAA